The Streptomyces laurentii region TGGCGGCGGCGCCCTTGATCCGGGCCAGGGCCGCGATGTGGGCCCGCTCCAGGCGCTGGCCGCTCACGGGGAAGTTCTCCACCGCGCGCTGGGTCTGAGCCCGCCATTTGGCGTCGGCCGGCACGCGGACCTCGCCCATGGAGTCGTGCTCGACGCGGTAGCCGCCGGCCGGGGCCTCGTGATTGCTCTCGTTCATCATCCTCAACCTCCTGCAAAAGTTGAGCACTTGTCGTGTTCGACCTATTCCCAAGTCGCTTACCGGCCAGTAAAAACCGTGGGTAACCCCACTTCCAGGAGGCGCAATGCAGCGCACCGGGTACAGACTCCGCTGGCCCATCGCCGTCGCCGCCGCGGCGGCCGCCGCACTCGGCTCGTTCTCCGCCGCCACCCCCGCCGGAGCGGCCGACACGACCACGGTCACGGCGAGGACGGTCACGGCCGCGGCCGGCCAGGCCGTCGTCCCGCTCTCGCCCGAACTGGAGGCGATCCGGGCGGCCGAGGCCACCAAGATCTACGGCAGCCCCGAGGAGCGCCCGCTCACCCAGCGCAAGACCGGCCTGATCTCCCTCGGCGACAGCGAGATCTCCGGCGAGGGCGTCGGCACCTACGAATCGCCGACCAACGGCCCTGACAACTGGTGCCACCGCTCACCCGACGCCGCCATCCACCGCACCGGAATCCCCGCGGACCTCACGTTCAACGTGGCCTGCTCCGGCGCGTACACCGGCAACATCCGCGTCGGCGGCTCGAAGCAGTACGCCGACGAACTCGTCCAGAGCGACAGCCTGGCCGTCAAGGCCCGCAACACCCGCATCAAGATGGTGCTCCTGGTCGCCGGAGCCAACGACGACCTCCAGTTCGGCCCCGTCATGACCGACTGCGTCGAGCGCTACCTGCTCTCCCAGGGCGCCTGCAAGGACAAGTACTCGCCCGGCTGGCAGGCCCGCGTCGACGGGCTCGTACCCAAGGTCGAACAGACCGTGGGCGACCTGCGCGGCGTGATGCGCGACGCCGGATACGCCGACGCCGACTACAAGCTCGTCCTCATGGGCTACCCGAGCCCGATCGGCCCCGACTTCCGCGACAACCCGGACTTCCCCGGCAAGCTGATCTGCGGCGGCATGGGCTACGACGCCGACACCCAGTGGGGCCGCGACGTCGCCGTACCCGCCTTCGAACGCGGCATGCGCAAGGCCGCCGCCGACACCGGCGCCGTCTTCCTCGACAACTCGCGCCTCTTCCACGGCCACGAGGTCTGCACCGAGAACACCTGGGCCCGCGGCCTCTACATCGACCTCTCCAAGCCCGGACTGCCGGACGCCAACTCCGTACGCCAGTCCTTCCACCCCAACGCCCGCGGCCACGCCGCCTTCGCGTCCTGCCTCACCCAGATCTACAACGCCGGCGTGCGCGAGGCCGGCTGCGCGGACGTGAACTCCTCCGGCAGCCCGGTGCTCTTCCCGCTCGCCTGGGACGACGTCTATCAGCCGCTGAAGAACGCCGCCACCGGCAACTGCCTCGACGTCGACGGCTCCAGCTCCGCCAACGACACCGCCGTCCTCGGCTGGGACTGCCACGGCGGCCGCAACCAGAACTGGTGGTACGACACCGCCCGCGCCACCCTGCACACCGGGCTCACCCAGGACCGCTGCCTGGACGTGCGCGGCGGGACGTACGCGGCCGGCACCCCGCTCGTCATCTGGAACTGCCATGGCGGCGCCAACCAGAAGTTCGTCCGCGACGGCGCCACCCTGCGCCCGGCCTCGGCGACCGGTCTGTGCCTGACCCAGGGCGCGGCCAAGGAGCCGGTGCGGTTGCGGAACTGCGACGGCTCGGCGAACCAGCGCTTCGTCTGAGCCGGTGAGCCGCTGAGCCGCCTGATCCGTCTGAACCATCTGATGCGTGTGGTACGCCTCGCCCCTGCCCCTCGCCCCTGCCCGCGCCGTGTCGTCGGCGTGGGTGCGGGGGTACGTGCCGTGGCGGGCCGTCAGGGGAGCGTGACGCTCGTCCGCGCCAGCTCGTACGCGGGAAGCGTCTCCCGGTGCTCCTGGGAGTCGAGGCCGCCCAGGTGGACGATGACCGCGCCCTGCGGGGAGTCGACCGCGAAGGCCCGCCTCGGCATGGTGCCGTCGTCGAGGTCGGGGAGGGCGTACGTGACCTCCACGGCGGGCAGCGCACCACCCTTGACGTCGCGGTAGACGATGTCCGAGGGCTTCTGCTCCGCGCCCACGAATCCTTCGAGGGCCGCGCGCGCCGTCGTGCCCTTGGGGGCGGTCCACACCCGCAGGAAGCCGATGTGCCCGGCGGGCTTGGCGTCCACCTCGCAGCGCATGGTGGCCGGGCCCTTGCGCGCGAGCTCCGCGAACTCGGAGTCCTCGGGCACCTCGACGGCCTTCGGCTCCCAGTCGGTGGCGAGGGTGAAGGACACGGGCAGCTCGCACGCGGTCTTGGGGCCGCCGAGGGAGCCCGCGGCCTTGACGGCGGGCGCGGCCGGGGCGGCGGAGGCGGGCGCCTTGGTGGTGGCGGGCGTCCCGGCGGCGGGTGTGTCCGCGGCGGTGTCCGTCCCGCAGGCGGTCAGCAGACCGGCCGTGAGCAGGGCGAACGCGGCGGGAGCCACGGCCGCCCGGATGGATCTGTCTGGCATATGCCCATCATCCCCGAACGCCCCGGGAGCGCCTTCCGGTTTGTTCGGGGACTCATCGGGGAGCATCGGGGACGCGTCCGGGATGCTCGGCGCCGGCCGGGTCAGGACAGCTTGCCGCCGTAGTCCGGCAGCTTGAAGGTGCGCTCGGCGTGGCCGCCCTCCAGGTCGGTCGTGTTGTTGCCGATGTTCGCGACGATCGTGTAGCCCTTGGCCTCGATCTCCGCGCGCTTGGCCGTCTTGTACGCGCCGACCCCGGTGAACAGGTCGGGCAGCGAGCGCACGTACAGCCCGTCGACCGGGTAGCCGACCTCCTTCAGGTTCCACTCCGTCAGGGACTGGATGATGCCCGGCCGCGCGGTCACGAAGAAGACCGCCGTCCCGCGCGCGTCCGCCTCCCGCACCAGCTCGCGGATCTCCGGGATGGCCGGCGTCGGCAGCTCCCAGAAGGGGTGGAAGTCCGTCTCCAGGGAGGAGTTGTCGATGTCGAGGACGATCGCCTGCTTCTCGCCGGCCTTGGCGTTCTCGGCGCGCTGCTTCAGGTACGGACGCGCCTGCGCGGTCACGGCGGCCACGTCCTGGCGCCAGGTCGTGTAGTCGATGTCCGCGAGCGCGGCGGTCGTGGCCACGTGGGTGTCGGGCGCGGAGGCGGTGGCGGCGGACGCGGACTGCGCCGGGACGACGAGCAGGAGGGCGGTGATGCCGAGTGCGGCGGCCGCTTTGGCCTTGACGGCGGTGGAGGGCATGGAGGGCATGGGGGGCTCCCGGGAGTCGACCGGCTCGGTGCGGACACGTGCTTGTCATGCTCGCGCCCTATCCTGGCCACCAGGCGACGGGAGGGCTACCGGTCGGTAGCGACTTTCTGAGCGATCATCGACGACGCCCCCCGGTCCGGTGACGGAACGAGGGGCGTACACGCGCTCCCGACCGCCCCGCCGGGGAGGTCGGGAGCGCGGAACGGGCAGAGCCCCGGCGAGGCGCCGGGGCTCTGGACGGATCAGGGGGTGTCGCAAGCGAGACCCGGACCCCGCACCGGTATGTGAGTGCGGCGATCCTCGGCCACCCGAAGGCAGCCGCCCGGCGTGGATCAGCCGAGGTTGGGGCCCCGGACCGGGATGGTCGTGAACGTCGGCTCCGGGGCCGGGTTCTGGAAGAAGTCGTTGCCCTTGTCGTCCACGACGATGAACGCCGGGAAGTCCTCGACCTCGATCTTCCAGACCGCCTCCATGCCGAGCTCCTCGTACTCGACGACCTCGACCTTCTTGATGCAGTCCTGCGCGAGGCGCGCCGCCGGGCCGCCGATCGAGCCGAGGTAGAAGCCGCCGTGCGCGTCGCACGCGTCGGTGACCTGCTTGCTGCGGTTGCCCTTGGCCAGCATGACCTTCGAGCCGCCCGCCGCCTGGAACTGCTCCACGTACGAGTCCATCCGGCCGGCCGTCGTCGGGCCGAAGGAGCCGGACGCGTAGCCCTCGGGGGTCTTCGCCGGGCCCGCGTAGTAGACCGGGTGGTCCTTCAGGTACTGCGGCATCTCCTCGCCCGCGTCCAGGCGCTCCTTGATCTTGGCGTGCGCGATGTCGCGCGCCACGACCAGCGGGCCGGTCAGCGAGAGGCGGGTTTTCACCGGGTACTTGGTCAGCTCGGCGAGGATGTCGTCCATCGGCTGGTTGAGGTCGATCTTCACGACCTCGCCCGCGTCCAGGTGGGAGTCCTCGGTGTCCGGCAGGAAGCGCGCCGGGTCGGTCTCCAGCCGCTCCAGGAAGACGCCCTCGGCGGTGATCTTCGCGACGGCCTGGCGGTCGGCCGAGCAGGACACGGCGATCGCGACGGGCAGCGAGGCGCCGTGCCGGGGCAGGCGCACCACGCGCACGTCGTGGCAGAAGTACTTGCCGCCGAACTGCGCGCCGATGCCGATCTTCTGCGTCAGCTCGAAGACCTTCTCCTCCAGCTCCTTGTCGCGGAAGCCGTGGCCGGTCTCGGCGGAGCCCTCGGTGGGCAGCTCGTCCAGGTAGTGCGCGGAGGCGTACTTGGCGGTCTTCAGCGCGAACTCGGCGCTGGTGCCGCCGACCACGATCGCCAGGTGGTACGGCGGGCAGGCCGCCGTGCCGAGCGAACGGATCTTCTCCTCCAGGAACTTCATCATGGAGGCCTCGTTGAGGACCGCCTTGGTCTCCTGGTAGAGGAACGACTTGTTGGCCGAGCCGCCGCCCTTGGCCATGAAGAGGAACTTGTACGCGCCGCCGTCGGTCGCGTACAGCTCGATCTGCGCGGGCAGGTTCGAGCCGGTGTTCTTCTCCTCCCACATGGTCACCGGGGCCATCTGCGAGTAGCGCAGGTTGAGCTTGGTGTACGCGTCGTAGATGCCGCGCGAGAGGGCTTCCTCGTCGCCGCCCTGGGTGAGCACGTTCTGGCCGCGCTTGCCCATGACGATCGCGGTGCCGGTGTCCTGGCACATGGGCAGCACGCCGGCGGCGGCGATGTTGGCGTTCTTGAGGAGGTCGAGCGCCACGAACTTGTCGTTCGCCGACGCCTCCGGGTCGTCGATGATCCGCCGCAGCTGGGCCAGGTGGGCCGGGCGCAGGTAGTGCTGGATGTCGTGGATCGCCTCGGCGGCGAGCGTGCGCAGGGCCTCCGGCTCGACCTTGAGGAACGTCCGGCCGTCGGCCTCGAAGGCGGAGACGCCTTCGGAGGTCACCAGGCGGTACGGCGTGGTGTCCTCTCCGACCGGGAGCAGATCGGAGTACGCAAACTCGGGCATGGGGTGGCCATTCCTCACTCGGCGACAGCTGCGCCGCCTCCGTTGGCGGCGCGCCCTCCAGCGTATGCCGCGCCGGCGGCGGGCGAGGGCGCGGCCCCGGTGCGGTGTGCGGCAGCTCACGGGGAGGGCCGGTGGGGGAGTCTCAAGGACAAGGCGGCACAGGATCGTCCGTACCAGGGGCGGCTTCCCTCTGGTCGCGATCTATCGCGTTTCGCTAGGCTGGGTCCGTGGACCTCGAAAAGCAGCCCCAGCAGCCGGCCGCCCCCGCCGAATCCGCGCCCGCGGCCCGGCCCGACTACGCCGATCCGCAGGGGGCGTTGCGGGCCTCGGACGCCGACCGCGACCGGATCGCGGACATCCTCCGGGAGGCCCTGGCGGAGGGGCGGCTCGACGCGGAGGAGCACTCCGAGCGGGTCGAGGCCGTCTACCGGGCCAAGACCGTCGGCGAGCTGGAGCCGATCGTGCGCGATCTGCCCGCCGCCCATCCGCCGCGGCCGGACGCCGCGTCCTCGGCCGCGTACGGCTACGGGACCGGTACGGACCTGGAGGAGGGCGACGGCCCGGCGGAGACCATGGTCGCGATCTTCTCCGCCTCCACCCGCAAGGGCCGCTGGCGGGTCAGCCGCCGCACCAACGCCTTCGCGCTCTTCGGCAACATCGAGATCGACCTGACCGAGGCGCTCTTCGAGCAGCGGCTCACCACCATCAACGCCACCTCGGTCTTCGGCAACGTCGAGGTCCGCGTCCCGGAGAACGTGACCCTGCGCGGCAGCGGCACCGGCGTCTTCGGCAACTTCGAGGTGACCACGCTGGAGGGCGCCGACCCGCAGGCCCCGGTGATCGTGGTCAACGGGTGGTCGGTCTTCGGCAATGTCGAGGCCCGGCCCAAGCGCGGCAAGTGGATCACCGACCTCCAGGCTCAGGTTCAGGACAAGCTGCGGAAACATCTCGGCCACTGACGCCCGCGATCCGCTTCTGACGGTGACCGGATTTCGCCATCGCCTGTCCGTGCTCCGGAACGCCGGCGCACGCAGTGCATAGGCGCGCGCACAGCGGGTAGGCCTCGTTGCATCGTCGCTCGCCCGCTCGCGGAAGCCGTCGTCAGGAGTAGACCGTGCTGCAGATGCCGCATCAGCCCCTCCGGGTCGCCGCCGTGCCGACCCAGCGCGCCCCCGTCCGGGAGGACGAGGCGGGGCCCTGGCACGCGGAGGCGGTCTGCCGCAGGGACGAGGCCGGTCTCTTCTTCGCTCCCTCCAAGGAGCCCACCGCGGCCCGGCTGTCGCGCGAGGAGGCCGCCAAGCGGGTCTGCGCCCGCTGCCCCGTGATGGTCGAGTGCCGCGAGCACGCCCTGCTGCAGCCGGAGCCGTACGGCGTGTGGGGCGGGCTCACCGCCGCCGAGCGCCGGGTCGTGCTCGCCCGGCGGCGCCGCCGCGAGGTCGAGCTGCGCAAGGCCGCGGCGGCCGAGCGCGTCGCACAGGCCGGCTGACGGTCTGGTCATCTGACCATCTGAGCAGCCACCCGACGGACCGTACGGGCCGAACGTGTCGTACGTGTCGTACGGTCCGAACGCGCCGAACAGGCCGTACGGGCAGGGCCTTCGGACACGCGAAGGGCGCCCCACCGCACAGGGGGCGCCCTTCCTCGTACCGCCGCGCGCCGTCCCGAGGGGGTCCGGCGGCCGGGCGGGTGGTGCTACTTCGCCCGGTCGAAGTCCAGGTTGCTGTACGCGCGCAGCTTCGACAGGCGGTGCGTGGAGTCGATCTGGCGGATCGTGCCCGACTTCGAGCGCATGACGAGCGACTGGGTGGTCGCCGTCTCGCCGCGGTAGCGCACGCCGCGCAGCAGCTCGCCGTCGGTGATGCCGGTGGCGACGAAGAACACGTTCTCGCCGGAGACCAGGTCGCTCGTGGTGAGCACCCGGTCCAGGTCGTGGCCGGCGTCGAGGGCGCGCTGGCGCTCCACGTCGTCCTTGGGCCACAGCTTGCCCTGGATCACACCGCCCAGGCACTTTATGGCGCAGGCCGAGATGATGCCCTCGGGCGTGCCGCCGATGCCCATCAGCAGGTCGACGCCGGTGCCCTCGCGGGCGGCCATGATCGAGCCGGCCACGTCGCCGTCCGAGATGAACTTGATCCGGGCGCCGGTCTCGCGGATCTCCTTGACGATGCCCTCGTGGCGCGGGCGGTCCAGGATGACCACGGTGACGTCCTCGGCCGTCATGCCCTTGGCCTTGGCGACCCGGCGGATGTTGACCGAGACGGGGGCGTTGATGTCGACGAAGTCGGCGGCCTCGGGGCCGGTGACCAGCTTGTCCATGTAGAAGACCGCGGACGGGTCGAACATGGTGCCGCGGTCGGCGGCGGCGAGGACGGCGATCGCGTTCGGCATGCCCTTGGCGTTGAGCGTGGTGCCGTCGATCGGGTCCACCGCGATGTCGACCTCGGCGCTGGTGCCGTCGCCGACGTGCTCCCCGTTGAAGAGCATCGGGGCTTCGTCCTTCTCGCCCTCGCCGATGACGACGACGCCGTTCATCGAGACGGTGGAGATCAGGGTGCGCATGGCGTTCACCGCCGCGCCGTCCGCGCCGTTCTTGTCACCGCGGCCGACCCAGCGGCCCGCGGCCATGGCGGCGGCCTCGGTGACGCGGACCAGTTCGAGGGCCAGGTTGCGGTCGGGGGCCTCCGGGGAGACCTCCAGCTCGGGCGGAAGGTGGTGGTGCTCGGACATCGAAGCGCACCTTTCTGTACGGCGACGGCGACGGCCGGAAAACAAGAGGGTTCCTGTGACTCTATCGTCAGGTCGATAAAATGAGCAGAGGGGCCCACGTATGAGCACGCGGTCGTGATGCGACCATGGGGGCGTGGCAGGTAAGCGAGGCAGGCAGACGGTACGCGGGATGTTCCAGTCCCTCGGGGTGATCGCGATCGCCGCGGGTGTGATGTATCTCTTCATTCCGCACGATGAGGCAGCGACCCCGGTGAAGGCGAAGGACTACCGGGTGGAGCTGCTGACGGCCCAGCGCGCGGCGCCGTATCCGGTGCTCGCGCCCCAGGGGCTCGGCAAGGACTGGAAGGCGACGGTCGTCTCGTACAAGCGCGAGGACGGCAACGCCTGGCGGCTCGGCTTCCTGGACCCGGACACGCAGTACGTGGCCGTGAACCAGTCCACGAAGGACCCGCGGAAGTACGTCCCCGAGGTCACGCTGAAGGCCACGAACACCGGCAAGACGCAGCGGGTCGGCGGCCAGGAGTGGCAGCGCTGGGAGGGCCCGAAGTACGACGCGCTCGTGCGCACCGAGAACGGCGCGACGACGGTCGTGGCCGGCACGGCGTCGTTCGAGCGGCTGGCCGAGATGGCGGGCTCGCTGGAGGCCCAGGAGACGAGGGCGTAATCCCCGCGAAGGCGTAGTACCCGCGATGCGGCGCGGCCCCGTGCGTACGAGGAAGCGCCTCTGCTCGCACGAGGCGACGCCTCTGTTCGTGCGAGGAAGTCCCCATTTGTACGAGGAAGCCCCCGGCGCGTCCAGCGCACCGGGGGCTTCCTCACGTACGGGCGGCTCAGACGGTGGTGATGACCTCGTCGAGCTCCAGGCGCGGGGAGCGCGGGAACCAGGCGTCCTCGCCCGGCTTGCCGATGTTGACGACCATCAGCGGGGTGTGGTCCTCGTCCAGGAACTCCTTCTGGACACCGGCGAAGTCGAGGCCGGTCATCGGGCCGGCGGCCAGGCCGGCGGCGCGCACGCCGATGATGAAGTACGCGGCCTGGAGGGCGGCGTTCAGCTGCGCGGAGCCCTCACGGACCGGGCGCTCGGCGAAGAACATGTCCTTGGCCTGCGGGAAGTGCGGGAGCAGGGCCGGCAGCTCCTCGTGGAACTCGTTGTCCGCGGAGAGGATCGCGACCAGCGGGGCGGTGCGGGTCTTGGCCTGGTTGCCCTCGGCCATGTGCCGCACCAGGCGCTCGCGGGCCTCGTCGGAGCGGACCAGGGTGATGCGCAGCGGCGACTGGTTGAACGCGGTCGGGCCGAACTTGACCAGGTCGTAGATGGCCTGGACCTGCTCGTCGGTCACCGGCTCGTCGGTGAAGGTGTTGGCGGTCCGGGCCTCGCGGAAGAGGAGGTCCTGGGCGGCGGCGTCAAGGACGAGGGACATGCTGCGTACTCCAAGCAGAGGGGGCCGCCCGGCGGGGATCCGGGCGTTGGGTCGACGGTACGCCCAAGGTAGGTGAAGTTTCAACTACCCCTCCCCAAGTGAAGCGGATAGTGATCCGGTTCACATCGCCGCAGGCTCGCTCGCCCTCTCGCTCACTCGGTGCCGTTCCCGTCGCCTTCCTCCGCCCGCTCGGCGGCCAGCGACGCGTCCAGCCGCGCCCGGGCCCCTTCGAGCCGGCGCCGGCACACCTTCGCCAGCTCCTCGCCGCGCTCCCAGAGCGCCAGCGACTCCTCCAGCGTCGTCCCGCCCGCCTCCAGGCGGCGGACGACCTCGATGAGCTCGTCGCGGGCCTGCTCGTAGCCGAGCGTGTTCTCTTCGGTGTCCGCTTCTGCTGCCATCGATCCGTTCCTTCTGCTGTCTGCTGTCTGCTGTCCTGTGCCGGGCTTCTGCCGTGCCCGGGTTGTCTGTCTGTGGCGTTACGGCGTTACGGCGTGACGGCGCTACGGCGCGGGTCGGGCGGGGTCGTCCGCCCGGCGTACCCGGAACTCGCCCGCCGCCACCCGCGCCCGCAGCTCCTCGCCGTCCGCGACCTCCGCCGGGTCCCGTACCACCGCGCCGTCCGCCCGCTGGAGCACCGCGTACCCCCGCTCCAGCGTCGCCGCCGGCGACAGCGCCCGGACCCGCGCCCGGGTGTGGGACAGCTCCGAGTCGGCCCGGTCGAGCAGATGCCCGAGGGTCCGCCGGCTGCGGGCGAGCAGTGCGTCGACCTCGTCCGCGCGCACCTCGACCATCCGCTGCGGATGCTCCATCACCGGCCGGGCCAGCGCGTGCGCCAGGCCCCGCTCCTCGCGCTCCACCAGACCCCGTACGGTCCGCAGCGCCCGGTCCCGCAGCAGCCGCACCCGCTCCAGCTCCTCGCCCACGTCCGGCACCACCTTCTTGGCGGCGTCCGTCGGCGTCGACGCCCGCAGGTCCGCGACCAGGTCGAGCAGCGGGGAGTCCGGCTCGTGGCCGATCGCGGAGACCACCGGCGTACGGCAGTCGGCGACCGTCCGCACCAGCTGCTCGTCCGAGAACGGCAGCAGGTCCTCGACGCTGCCGCCGCCCCGGGCCACGATGATCACGTCCACGTCGCCGTGCGCGTCCAGCTCCTTCACGGCCTGGACCACCTGCGGTACGGCGCGGACGCCCTGCACCGCCACGTTGCGCACCTCGAAGCGGACGGCGGGCCAGCGGCGCCGCGCGTTCTCCAGGACGTCGCGCTCGGCCGCCGACGCCCGCCCGCAGACCAGGCCGATCAGGCGCGGCAGGAACGGCAGCGGCTTCTTGCGGTTCTGGGCGAACAGGCCCTCGGCGGCGAGCGCGCGCTTGAGCTGTTCGAGCCGGGCCAGCAGCTCGCCGACGCCGACCGGGCGGATCTCCGCCGCGCGCAGCGACAGCTGTCCCCGGGGCGCGTACCACTCCGGCTTGGCGTGCACGACGACCCGCGCGCCCTCCGAGACGACGTCGGCGACGGCGTCGAAGACCTGGCGGTAGCAGGTGACGTTGATGGAGATGTCGTGCGAGGGGTCGCGCAGCGTCAGGAACACCACCCCGGCGCCCGGGCGCCGCGACAACTGCGTGATCTGCCCCTCGACCCAGACCGCCCCGAGCCGGTCGATCCACCCGCCGATGAGCCGGGAGACCTCCCCGACGGGCAGCGGCGTGTCGGCGGACGTGTTCAGAGCCATGCGCCGAGCGTAACGGCCGTCTCGGACAGCGGGGCGGGGTCGGCGGGATCGCCCTCCACGGGTAGGGGCGGCTCGGCCTTCGCGAGCCGGGGGCGGGGAGCCCGGAGCCCGGAGCCTCGGCGTCCGGGAGCCTGCGTCCCGGCGTACGGGGTCCGCGAGCCGGGGTCCGGTGGGCCTCCGGACCCTCACACCTCCCGCCGCGCCCCCTGCACCGCCAGGATCACCAGCCCCACGCCCAGCCACACCACGCCCACCACCTGCGCCGACGGCGACGCCTCCACGATCACCGCGATCAGGATCGCCGCGCCCACCACCGGCGCCACCACGTGCGGCAGCCAGCGCGGCGGCCCCTCCATCCGGCGCACCGCGAACCACCCCACCACGCTCGCGTGCAGCAGGACGAAGGCGGTGAGCGCCCCGACGTTGACCACCGACACCAGCTCGTCGAGCCCGTTGTCCCGGCGCGCCGCCCACACCGCGGCGACCAGCGTGATCGTCGCCGCCACCAGCAGCGCGACCCGTGGCACGCCCCCGTCCGTACGGGCCAGCGCCCGCGGCAGCCGCCGGCCGCGGCCCATCGCGAACAGCAGCCGCGCGCCCGCCGCCTGTCCGGCGAGCGCCGCGAAGGCCGCGCCGATCGCCTTGGACACCGCGACCAGATCGTGCAGCCAGCCGCCCACCGACACGTCGACCGCGTCGTAGAACGCCGCGCCCTGGAGCGCCGGGTTCGCGGCCAGTTCCGCCGAGGTCACCGGTTCGAGCAGCGCCACCAGCCAGGTCTGCGCCACGAACAGCACACCGGCCAGCGCCAGGCAGAACAGCACCGCCCGCGCCACCTTCGCCGAGCCGCCGGTCACCTCCTCGGCGAAGGTCGCGATCGCGTCGAAGCCGAGGTACGACAGGACCGCCACCGACACCGCGCCCAGGACCGCGACCGCCGAGAACCCGTGGTCCCCGACGAGCGGCGACCACCACTCGCGGCGCGCCCCGTCCCGGGCGAGCACGACGATCGCGGACACCATGAAGACCAGCAGCACCACGATCTCCATCGCGAGGACCGCGAAGCCGACCCGGGCCGCCGCCCGTACGCCCCACAGATTGAGCAGCGTGGTGACGACGACCGCGATCCCGGTCCAGAGCCACCGGTCCACCTGCGGCACCAGCGCCTCCATCGCGATGCCCGCGAAGAGATACGCGACGGCCGGGATGAGCAGATAGTCGAGCATCGCCATCCAGCCCGCGACGAAACCGGTGCCCTCGCCCAGCGCCCTCCGCGCATACGCGAAGACCGACCCGGCCTGCGGCACGACCCGCACCATCTGCGCGTAACTGAACGCCGTGAACGCCATCGCGACCGTCGCCACCA contains the following coding sequences:
- a CDS encoding hypothetical protein (Cell wall-active antibiotics response protein (DUF2154); pfam09922;~DUF1707 multi-domain protein [Streptomyces fulvissimus DSM40593];~Domain of unknown function (DUF1707); pfam08044;~UniProt-pubmed:11572948; UniProt-pubmed:20624727; UniProt-pubmed:21463507; UniProt-pubmed:18375553; UniProt-pubmed:12000953; UniProt-pubmed:20064060;~identified by MetaGeneAnnotator; putative) — its product is MDLEKQPQQPAAPAESAPAARPDYADPQGALRASDADRDRIADILREALAEGRLDAEEHSERVEAVYRAKTVGELEPIVRDLPAAHPPRPDAASSAAYGYGTGTDLEEGDGPAETMVAIFSASTRKGRWRVSRRTNAFALFGNIEIDLTEALFEQRLTTINATSVFGNVEVRVPENVTLRGSGTGVFGNFEVTTLEGADPQAPVIVVNGWSVFGNVEARPKRGKWITDLQAQVQDKLRKHLGH
- a CDS encoding whiB-family transcriptional regulator (Transcription factor WhiB; pfam02467;~WhiB-family transcriptional regulator [Streptomyces albus J1074];~identified by MetaGeneAnnotator; putative); the encoded protein is MLQMPHQPLRVAAVPTQRAPVREDEAGPWHAEAVCRRDEAGLFFAPSKEPTAARLSREEAAKRVCARCPVMVECREHALLQPEPYGVWGGLTAAERRVVLARRRRREVELRKAAAAERVAQAG
- a CDS encoding fructose-1,6-bisphosphatase II (Bacterial fructose-1,6-bisphosphatase, glpX-encoded. A dimeric enzyme dependent on Mg(2+). glpX-encoded FPBase (FBPase class II) differs from other members of the inositol-phosphatase superfamily by permutation of secondary structure elements. The core...; cd01516;~fructose-1,6-bisphosphatase II [Amycolatopsis mediterranei U32];~identified by MetaGeneAnnotator; putative;~putative active site [active]); translated protein: MSEHHHLPPELEVSPEAPDRNLALELVRVTEAAAMAAGRWVGRGDKNGADGAAVNAMRTLISTVSMNGVVVIGEGEKDEAPMLFNGEHVGDGTSAEVDIAVDPIDGTTLNAKGMPNAIAVLAAADRGTMFDPSAVFYMDKLVTGPEAADFVDINAPVSVNIRRVAKAKGMTAEDVTVVILDRPRHEGIVKEIRETGARIKFISDGDVAGSIMAAREGTGVDLLMGIGGTPEGIISACAIKCLGGVIQGKLWPKDDVERQRALDAGHDLDRVLTTSDLVSGENVFFVATGITDGELLRGVRYRGETATTQSLVMRSKSGTIRQIDSTHRLSKLRAYSNLDFDRAK
- a CDS encoding secreted protein (identified by MetaGeneAnnotator; putative;~sequence version:1) → MFQSLGVIAIAAGVMYLFIPHDEAATPVKAKDYRVELLTAQRAAPYPVLAPQGLGKDWKATVVSYKREDGNAWRLGFLDPDTQYVAVNQSTKDPRKYVPEVTLKATNTGKTQRVGGQEWQRWEGPKYDALVRTENGATTVVAGTASFERLAEMAGSLEAQETRA
- a CDS encoding nitroreductase (Nitroreductase-like family 5. A subfamily of the nitroreductase family containing uncharacterized proteins that are similarto nitroreductase. Nitroreductase catalyzes the reduction of nitroaromatic compounds such as nitrotoluenes, nitrofurans and...; cd02148;~identified by MetaGeneAnnotator; putative;~nitroreductase [Streptomyces himastatinicus ATCC53653];~putative FMN binding site [chemical binding]), producing the protein MSLVLDAAAQDLLFREARTANTFTDEPVTDEQVQAIYDLVKFGPTAFNQSPLRITLVRSDEARERLVRHMAEGNQAKTRTAPLVAILSADNEFHEELPALLPHFPQAKDMFFAERPVREGSAQLNAALQAAYFIIGVRAAGLAAGPMTGLDFAGVQKEFLDEDHTPLMVVNIGKPGEDAWFPRSPRLELDEVITTV
- a CDS encoding exodeoxyribonuclease VII small subunit (Exonuclease VII small subunit; cl00750;~exodeoxyribonuclease VII small subunit [Amycolatopsis mediterranei U32];~identified by MetaGeneAnnotator; putative), whose protein sequence is MAAEADTEENTLGYEQARDELIEVVRRLEAGGTTLEESLALWERGEELAKVCRRRLEGARARLDASLAAERAEEGDGNGTE